From Paenibacillus sp. PK3_47, the proteins below share one genomic window:
- a CDS encoding GntR family transcriptional regulator produces MKSDHIQVTSINDEVYNRLKHQITHAQIAPGEKISIRQIAEAFGVSTMPVREALRKLQAEGFVHFETRSVIVRSLSQQEVKEIFAIRERLECLATEWAIGQVKPEDIEALRETLDAMDDKEVGLTDWQRMNREFHLQLYELSGSPKLIQLITNVWDMVEPYMHIYTSSVSSLQTAQTQHHEMLKLVELGELEELLDWIRSHLSYTCEVILEALPES; encoded by the coding sequence ATGAAATCAGACCATATCCAGGTCACCTCCATTAATGATGAGGTCTATAACCGCTTAAAACATCAAATCACCCATGCGCAGATTGCACCCGGCGAGAAAATCTCGATCCGTCAAATCGCTGAAGCCTTCGGCGTAAGTACAATGCCCGTCCGGGAGGCGCTGCGCAAGCTTCAGGCGGAAGGCTTTGTCCATTTTGAAACGAGAAGTGTCATTGTGCGCAGTCTCTCCCAGCAGGAAGTCAAAGAGATTTTTGCCATACGCGAGCGTCTGGAATGCCTTGCTACCGAATGGGCGATTGGCCAGGTCAAACCCGAAGATATTGAAGCACTCCGGGAAACCCTTGATGCCATGGATGACAAAGAGGTCGGGCTGACGGACTGGCAGCGGATGAACAGGGAATTTCACCTGCAGCTGTATGAGTTGTCGGGGTCCCCGAAGCTGATTCAGCTGATCACGAACGTATGGGATATGGTAGAGCCCTATATGCATATCTACACTTCGTCCGTAAGTTCCCTGCAGACCGCACAGACCCAGCATCATGAAATGCTGAAGCTTGTGGAGCTGGGCGAACTGGAGGAGCTGCTGGACTGGATCCGCAGTCATTTGTCCTACACATGCGAGGTAATTCTCGAGGCACTGCCGGAGTCCTGA
- a CDS encoding cytosine permease, translating to MSSTSADNQLLESEYESTPIPADKRKSLFSNSMVWVGFPMIITSAVTGATIVHGLGFSKGLTAIVLGNLLLFLYVGLLSMLGAKYGINFSMLATRTFGKKGYAVSSILLSTLVVGWFAVQTGLTGVSMESAFGSNPVTIALIAGILYVLLTLVGIRALSFIGMISAPLFFLIAIYAAVEAARGGGSAWDYQGTGTGLSIGAAVTLVFALFADSGTMTADFTRWAKNQKHAVIATFSAFPLATAFAMIMGGFIAAVSGGGGDVFGVIAEKGGIFGIIAVLFLFVNLGSVCSHCLYNAAVGWSYILGGRMRMLTLILGVIGTGVAALGVWDYFVNWLNLLGVIVPPIGAVIIIDQFLVRRNLEESRALRIKPFIAWAIGSTAALIVHYEFPSLSVAVAGIIVSAAAYLVISLGDMKAANEASTPARPVKTNA from the coding sequence ATGAGCAGCACTTCTGCAGACAATCAGTTACTGGAAAGCGAATATGAGAGCACCCCGATTCCCGCTGATAAAAGAAAATCCCTGTTCAGCAACTCGATGGTCTGGGTAGGCTTCCCCATGATTATCACCAGCGCGGTTACAGGGGCAACCATTGTGCATGGACTGGGTTTCTCCAAGGGACTGACTGCCATCGTGCTCGGTAATCTGCTTCTCTTCTTATATGTCGGGCTGCTAAGTATGCTTGGCGCCAAATATGGCATTAACTTCTCCATGCTCGCCACGCGCACCTTTGGCAAAAAAGGCTATGCCGTCTCTTCCATACTGCTCTCAACGCTTGTTGTCGGCTGGTTCGCTGTCCAGACAGGTCTTACAGGCGTCAGCATGGAGAGCGCATTCGGCTCGAATCCTGTAACCATCGCACTCATTGCCGGAATTCTATACGTACTGCTTACGCTTGTAGGCATCCGTGCCCTTTCCTTTATCGGCATGATTTCCGCACCTCTCTTCTTCCTGATTGCGATTTATGCGGCTGTGGAGGCCGCAAGGGGCGGCGGCAGCGCCTGGGACTACCAGGGAACAGGAACAGGGCTGTCCATCGGCGCGGCTGTAACCCTTGTCTTTGCTCTTTTTGCCGACTCGGGCACCATGACCGCCGACTTCACTCGCTGGGCAAAGAACCAGAAGCATGCAGTCATCGCCACCTTCTCAGCGTTTCCGCTGGCTACGGCGTTCGCCATGATTATGGGCGGATTCATTGCTGCAGTATCCGGCGGCGGCGGCGACGTCTTTGGGGTTATCGCCGAAAAAGGCGGTATCTTTGGAATCATCGCCGTCCTCTTTCTCTTCGTTAATCTCGGCTCGGTCTGCAGCCATTGCTTGTATAACGCAGCGGTTGGCTGGTCGTACATTCTCGGCGGCCGGATGCGCATGCTTACGCTGATTCTGGGCGTAATCGGCACTGGAGTAGCCGCGCTTGGCGTGTGGGATTACTTCGTCAACTGGCTGAATCTGCTTGGCGTAATCGTTCCGCCAATCGGCGCCGTAATTATCATCGACCAGTTTCTGGTCAGAAGAAACCTGGAAGAATCCCGGGCGCTGCGGATCAAACCGTTCATAGCTTGGGCTATCGGCTCTACGGCCGCCCTGATTGTCCATTATGAATTCCCTTCCCTGTCTGTCGCAGTCGCCGGGATCATCGTGTCCGCAGCTGCTTATCTGGTCATCAGCCTTGGCGATATGAAAGCTGCCAATGA